The following coding sequences lie in one Microvirgula aerodenitrificans DSM 15089 genomic window:
- a CDS encoding DUF488 domain-containing protein, with product MTFPITVVHVANLSPDMENLYIVDAKWPKELSRYASGVTQWLKAAAPAEGLVTWLRQDPLRWPTFCEVYWSDLANNPHRWEALREAASRQPVILVHANDSDRYNPAMALARFIEQQLATPDDSTPQANKALS from the coding sequence GTGACGTTCCCCATTACTGTCGTCCATGTCGCCAATCTCAGTCCCGACATGGAGAATCTGTACATCGTCGATGCCAAATGGCCAAAAGAGCTGTCACGCTATGCTTCAGGCGTGACCCAGTGGCTGAAAGCGGCCGCGCCGGCCGAAGGACTGGTCACCTGGCTGCGACAGGATCCGCTGCGCTGGCCGACCTTCTGTGAGGTGTACTGGAGCGATCTGGCCAACAACCCGCACCGCTGGGAAGCGCTGCGCGAGGCTGCCTCCCGGCAGCCCGTTATCCTGGTGCATGCCAATGACAGCGACAGGTACAATCCGGCCATGGCGCTGGCACGCTTTATCGAGCAACAGCTGGCAACGCCGGATGACTCCACCCCGCAAGCCAACAAGGCCCTGTCGTGA
- a CDS encoding ureidoglycolate lyase: MNTPLRNLLTVCVLSTGLASLAWADGQPVLTKPIPKTPMACGVYGLTVEPAARVPLKVEPLTKAAFAPYGDVIEPASASKTYPINNGETMRYHDMAAIQANGSNARPIVSIFESKPVRGSINVHLLERHPYGSQAFVPLDGQTFLVVVAAPGDKLDPSTIKAFITDGKQGVNYHAGVWHHPVLTLGKTTNYLIVDRSGDEPNCQEIGMPKTYMLGRY, from the coding sequence ATGAACACCCCGCTGCGCAATCTGCTGACCGTATGTGTGCTGTCGACCGGACTGGCCTCCCTGGCCTGGGCCGACGGCCAGCCCGTGCTGACCAAACCGATCCCGAAAACACCGATGGCCTGCGGGGTCTACGGACTGACGGTCGAACCGGCTGCGCGCGTGCCGCTGAAGGTGGAGCCGCTGACCAAGGCGGCATTTGCGCCGTATGGCGACGTGATCGAACCGGCATCGGCCAGCAAGACCTATCCGATCAACAATGGCGAGACCATGCGCTACCACGACATGGCCGCCATCCAGGCCAATGGCAGCAATGCCAGACCGATCGTCAGCATCTTCGAGTCGAAGCCGGTACGCGGCAGCATCAATGTCCACCTGCTGGAACGGCACCCGTATGGCAGCCAGGCCTTTGTTCCGCTGGACGGGCAGACCTTCCTGGTAGTGGTGGCGGCGCCGGGCGACAAGCTCGACCCGTCGACGATCAAGGCCTTCATCACCGATGGCAAGCAGGGCGTGAACTACCACGCCGGGGTCTGGCACCATCCGGTGCTGACGCTTGGCAAGACCACGAACTACCTGATTGTCGACCGCAGCGGCGATGAGCCGAACTGCCAGGAAATCGGCATGCCGAAAACCTACATGCTGGGTCGCTACTGA
- a CDS encoding HIT family protein, with protein MSQPEPHDPDCLFCRVARGDIPVHTVYEDEQILVFPDRAPIGPGHLLILAKGHYPYFEDLPPALAAHIVQTGQHYARWMKTHYGVERVGFFFTGIHVPHTHGHVVPMFTRNDLTSPAYIVERDLTFRTPDILDDGALAQTAALLRGAGDPPVSC; from the coding sequence ATGTCGCAGCCCGAACCGCATGATCCCGATTGCCTGTTCTGCCGTGTCGCCCGTGGCGACATCCCGGTGCATACCGTGTACGAGGATGAACAGATCCTGGTCTTTCCCGATCGCGCGCCGATCGGTCCCGGCCATCTGCTGATCCTGGCCAAGGGCCACTATCCGTATTTCGAGGACCTGCCGCCGGCGCTGGCGGCGCATATCGTGCAGACCGGCCAGCACTATGCGCGGTGGATGAAGACGCACTACGGTGTGGAACGGGTCGGCTTCTTTTTTACCGGCATTCACGTGCCGCACACCCACGGCCACGTGGTGCCGATGTTTACCCGCAATGACCTGACCTCGCCGGCCTATATCGTCGAGCGCGACCTGACGTTCAGGACGCCGGACATTCTCGATGACGGCGCGCTGGCGCAGACCGCCGCCCTGTTGCGCGGCGCCGGCGACCCGCCTGTCTCATGCTAG
- a CDS encoding sensor histidine kinase gives MRSLHRHLQLWVLGALSLGALLLLFSVYLFLLEELNEVFDENLKQVALAVATYPYQPNTEHLRQPIRLAPILEAHQQFDFVTQAWAADGTRIFSTEPDVHIPLRHSDGISTTFLGWEQWRIYTIVTERGVAQAAQRVSLRSDVAVEVAIKLIAILILLVLLIAVLLYVSLRRGLYPLQQTADEVAARSAASLTPLPLDELPHEVHPLVSAINSLMARLDQVLDRQRCFIADAAHELRTPITAMKLQLRLLQQAHSAGDRQAAAEDLAAGVARAGHLVNQLLDLSRLEPDGGSLRLETVDLAELARSVVAMASAQAVQAGIDLGAEVREPVTLQADPQQLRILLNNLVDNALHHTPPGGRVDVAAERVDGCPQLVVRDTGCGIPVDERERVLDRFYRVAHSQQTIGSGLGLAIVKTIATLHQASLRLDSGTDGIGLCVSVRFPPA, from the coding sequence GTGCGCTCGCTGCACCGCCATCTGCAACTGTGGGTACTGGGCGCGCTGAGCCTCGGCGCGCTGCTGCTGCTGTTCAGCGTCTATCTGTTCCTGCTCGAGGAGCTGAACGAGGTCTTCGACGAAAACCTGAAGCAGGTCGCGCTGGCCGTCGCCACCTATCCGTACCAGCCGAACACCGAACACCTGCGCCAGCCGATCCGGCTGGCGCCCATTCTCGAAGCGCACCAGCAATTCGACTTCGTGACCCAGGCCTGGGCCGCCGACGGCACCCGCATCTTCAGTACCGAACCCGACGTCCATATCCCCCTGCGTCACAGCGACGGCATCTCGACCACCTTCCTCGGCTGGGAGCAATGGCGCATCTACACCATCGTCACCGAGCGTGGCGTGGCCCAGGCGGCGCAGCGGGTGTCGCTGCGCAGCGATGTGGCAGTGGAAGTGGCGATCAAGCTGATCGCCATCCTGATCCTGCTGGTCCTGCTGATTGCCGTACTGCTGTACGTGTCGCTGCGCCGCGGCCTGTACCCGCTGCAGCAGACCGCCGACGAGGTGGCCGCGCGCAGCGCCGCCTCGCTGACCCCGCTGCCGCTGGACGAGCTGCCGCACGAGGTCCATCCGCTGGTCAGCGCCATCAACAGTCTGATGGCACGGCTGGACCAGGTGCTGGACCGGCAGCGCTGTTTTATCGCCGATGCCGCGCATGAGCTGCGCACGCCGATTACCGCAATGAAATTGCAACTTCGCCTGTTGCAGCAGGCGCACAGTGCCGGCGACCGGCAGGCAGCGGCCGAGGATCTGGCCGCCGGCGTCGCCCGGGCCGGCCATCTGGTCAACCAGTTGCTGGATCTGTCACGGCTGGAACCCGACGGCGGCAGCCTGCGCCTGGAAACCGTCGACCTGGCCGAGCTGGCGCGTTCGGTCGTCGCCATGGCCAGCGCACAGGCAGTGCAGGCCGGGATCGACCTCGGCGCCGAGGTCCGGGAACCGGTCACGCTGCAGGCCGACCCGCAACAGCTGCGCATCCTGCTCAACAATCTGGTCGACAACGCGTTGCACCATACCCCGCCCGGCGGCCGGGTCGATGTCGCCGCCGAGCGGGTCGACGGCTGCCCGCAGCTGGTCGTGCGCGATACCGGCTGCGGTATTCCGGTCGACGAGCGCGAACGCGTGCTGGACCGCTTCTACCGGGTCGCGCACAGCCAGCAGACCATCGGCAGCGGGCTCGGTCTGGCCATCGTCAAGACCATCGCCACGCTGCACCAGGCCAGCCTGCGCCTGGACAGCGGTACAGACGGCATCGGCCTGTGTGTCAGCGTGCGTTTCCCGCCGGCGTGA
- a CDS encoding response regulator — protein MRILLVEDDAMIGKAVKAGLEHAGFAVDWVQDGRAAALALTQPVYDLMLLDLGLPQQDGMSVLLGARRQGNKLPVLVVTARDAVADRIAGLNAGADDYVLKPFDLDELIARIHAVHRRHSGNADSAIRHGALTLDLVEKTVRLHDQPVALSAREYALLAALMQRPGAVLSREKLEESIYGWGDEIGSNVIEVYLHHLRKKLGPDIIVNVRGVGYRVAEV, from the coding sequence ATGCGGATACTGCTGGTGGAAGACGATGCCATGATTGGCAAGGCGGTGAAGGCCGGACTGGAGCATGCCGGCTTCGCCGTCGACTGGGTGCAGGACGGCCGTGCCGCCGCACTGGCGCTGACGCAACCGGTCTACGACCTGATGCTGCTCGATCTGGGCCTGCCACAGCAGGACGGCATGTCGGTACTGCTTGGCGCGCGCCGCCAGGGCAACAAGCTGCCGGTACTGGTGGTGACGGCACGGGATGCGGTCGCCGATCGCATCGCCGGACTGAATGCCGGCGCCGACGACTACGTACTGAAGCCGTTCGACCTCGACGAGCTGATCGCCCGCATTCATGCCGTGCACCGCCGTCATTCCGGCAATGCCGACTCCGCCATCCGCCATGGTGCGCTGACCCTCGATCTGGTCGAGAAGACCGTGCGCCTGCACGATCAGCCGGTTGCGCTGTCCGCCCGCGAGTACGCACTGCTGGCCGCGCTGATGCAGCGCCCGGGCGCGGTCCTGTCGCGGGAAAAGCTGGAAGAATCGATCTACGGCTGGGGCGACGAGATCGGCAGCAACGTGATCGAGGTCTATCTGCACCATTTGCGCAAGAAACTCGGGCCGGACATCATCGTCAACGTGCGCGGCGTCGGCTACCGGGTTGCGGAGGTCTGA